The proteins below come from a single Argentina anserina chromosome 1, drPotAnse1.1, whole genome shotgun sequence genomic window:
- the LOC126804725 gene encoding uncharacterized protein LOC126804725 — MARAFCDLRFEPGNNSSMRSNGQKRQRDELNTDQSDDNCKRVLGTFPSSEELARLNGETFKELTKNVLGYRAKDILKLAKDVESGNIKLDELDEGLEDKDALLRKFMQIKGFGSFASANALMCVGLYHKVPADTETIRHLKEVHGRNNCNKDTVMKDVEEIYDKYAPFQCLAYWSELLDSYECKFGKLSELQSCAYHTISGRLESFDTMVD; from the exons ATGGCTCGAGCATTTTGTGACCTTCGATTTGAGCCAGGCAACAATTCTTCAATGAGATCAAACGGACAAAAGAGGCAGAGAGATGAACTAAATACCGATCAAAGTGATGATAATTGTAAAAGAGTCTTAGGTACTTTTCCAAGCTCCGAAGAACTAGCAAGGCTGAATGGGGAGACTTTCAAAGAACTTACTAAAAATGTTCTAGGCTATCGAGCAAAAGACATTCTGAAACTCGCCAAGGATGTGGAGAGTGGAAATATTAAACTTGATGAACTTGATGAGGGGCTTGAGGACAAAGACGCACTGCTTCGAAAGTTCATGCAAATAAAAGGTTTTGGTTCATTTGCATCCGCCAATGCTTTGATGTGCGTTGGATTATATCACAAAGTTCCGGCAGACACTGAAACAATAAGGCATTTGAAGGAG GTACATGGGAGGAACAATTGCAACAAAGATACTGTCATGAAAGATGTAGAAGAAATCTATGACAAGTATGCCCCATTCCAGTGCTTGGCATATTG GTCGGAGCTCTTGGACTCGTACGAATGCAAATTTGGGAAGCTAAGTGAATTACAGAGTTGTGCGTATCATACAATAAGTGGCAGACTTGAATCTTTTGACACCATGGTAGATTAA
- the LOC126804739 gene encoding uncharacterized protein LOC126804739 yields the protein MERTSINMPPLLKGDNFDDWKDDKAPEGSEEAKLKNFDKWTPSELSYSEAENKAKNALFIALTEDDRALIKHCSNSKEIWETLELTYEGNKKMKEEETIDQFYKRVISITSAIRSINAKKMISQDDIVMKILRSLPKKFAMKKATISEAKDLKTYSLAELIGSLKTYEAELNEEDKPEERKSKNLALKVTKKKEVSDELSELGLLTKEFKKILKYRNNNSSSGSSKGNFENRRLKYTENKNESKESKSSFRRNPNFKPKCYECGGLRHISVDCGNRKNSTGDRKALKASWSDDESDYEDYSSRSSKKNLALIASLNFNSAESDCDSETEELCEVESDYESSNIDEKYAKLCDIAESVHNRNVQLETQVSTLKISLEKKEQSICDKQAFWDDQKLTLEKKIEELSCVGIEEEWITARKTFLIKLEKLSEQEQINRTNDKFEQFHHSSQVAVKMLGIGRNFKNNFGLGYSGENPKETKLTRLKTELSNVFEVTSGKFRKFSDIHAEHDKQTQKEKIMLAKIHTRLEILETKCTNIPDTNEFVEKYARIKRQIAGDHRIWKKKENFNEQCMSVSMSYDENQIEATCLVALTAVNTRRNDVWYIDSGCSRHMCGNIEHFTTLNENIVSGIVTFGDARKATILGKGTVESQNLGRLENVLFVEGLATNLVSVSQLTDEFEDVWFNRKRCIVLDDQGNVVLGGKRSIDNCYHASTDSCVLFSNKCLKTITTDETFELWHRRLGHVNYQDLQKLSNQQCLRGMPKLSGRIDKMCGDCKSGKQTKSSHKMVNSTATTHCLELLHMDLMGPTQTQSMSGKSYILVIVDDFSRFTWVDFLITKDEAFESFLGLSKQLTRQKQHSNLKLARIRSDNGTEFKNASFANLCHENGIFHEFSALRTPQQNGIVERKNRSLLGMGRVMLHSAGLSEKIWAEAMNTACYVSNRVFLRIGSDQTAYEIWKGKKPNVGHFHVFGSPCHILREGESLNKFVSRIDPCIFIGYDMNSSAYMVYNKITKKVVVTINVSVDDMPSSQVDESTSCSMEKKDDDRNISTDDEDENLRHVSQKRTGFKQVQKDHDTSNVIEKMNDGIQTRNKTSQGDQLEKALTCFVETHDKETNIIGCCGFFSLVEPKTVKEALIDRVWTQAMQEELNQFTKNQVWELVPRLEDSNVVGTKWIFRNKSDEHGTIVRNKARLVAQAFLNGVIDKEVFVEQPKGFIDPHHPEYVYKLQKALYGLKQAPRAWSVPGQKMTIQWLNPDGSATWTIRYLAASVAPTLRLKRTPPLPFLLINPNFILGLGSVCAGLKRKMEHTHLSFGESSNRSKRRRSSSPSSSQHGTYSLPIFPPDIRIPPVEPRVPPPPNMEGYTGMIPPCQFEGEPLHPQVPPEHNTMEEFGTYLMLLEENMRTSVTSILDRLDTFTQVQVQLQEQMITIQALLRLVLPNRPVDSTPPAVHTTTAAPATDP from the exons ATGGAGCGAACATCAATAAACATGCCTCCACTACTAAAGGGAGATAATTTTGATGATTGGAAAG ATGATAAAGCTCCAGAAGGATCTGAAGAGGCTAAACTAAAAAATTTTGACAAGTGGACTCCTTCGGAACTCTCCTACAGTGAAGCAGAAAACAAAGCCAAAAATGCTCTATTCATTGCTTTGACTGAAGATGATAGGGCATTAATCAAGCATTGTTCAAATTCAAAGGAGATCTGGGAGACTCTCGAACTCACAtatgaaggtaataaaaaG atgaaggaagaagaaaccaTTGATCAGTTTTACAAGAGGGTCATCTCAATCACCAGTGCAATCAGGAGTATCAATGCAAAGAAAATGATCTCTCAAGATGATATTGTCATGAAAATCTTGAGGTCACTTCCCAAGAAATTTGCAATGAAGAAGGCTACCATTTCTGAAGCGAAAGATCTTAAAACATACTCCTTGGCTGAACTCATTGGAAGCTTGAAGACATATGAGGCTGAACTGAATGAGGAGGACAAACCAGAGGAAAGGAAGTCTAAGAATCTTGCTTTAAAggtaacaaagaaaaaagaagtcaGTGATGAACTTTCTGAGTTGGGTTTACTTACTAAAGAATTCAAAAAAATTCTTAAATACAGGAACAATAATTCCAGTTCTGGTTCCTCAAAAGGAAACTTTGAAAATAGAAGGTTAAAATatactgaaaataaaaatgagtcAAAAGAAAGTAAGTCTAGCTTTAGGAGAAATCCTAATTTTAAACCTAAATGCTATGAATGTGGTGGTCTTCGTCATATCTCAGTTGATTGTGGTAACAGGAAAAATAGTACAGGAGATCGAAAAGCTTTAAAGGCATCTTGGAGTGATGATGAAAGTGACTATGAAGACTATTCATCTAGATCCTCAAAGAAGAACCTGGCATTAATTGcttcattaaattttaattCGGCAGAGTCTGACTGTGACTCAGAAACTGAAGAATTGTGTGAGGTAGAAAGTGATTATGAAAGTTCTAACATAGATGaaaaatatgcaaaattgTGTGACATTGCAGAATCAGTTCACAACAGGAATGTTCAGTTGGAGACTCAAGTTTCAACACTAAAAATATCCTTGGAAAAGAAAGAACAGTCAATTTGTGACAAACAAGCCTTTTGGGATGATCAAAAATTAACTCttgagaaaaaaatagaggaactGTCATGTGTTGGCATAGAAGAAGAATGGATAACTGCCAGGAAAACATTTTtgatcaaattggaaaagttaTCGGAACAG GAACAAATCAATCGTACAAATGACAAGTTCGAGCAATTTCATCATAGCTCACAAGTAGCGGTCAAGATGCTTGGGATAGGTCGAAACTTCAAAAACAACTTTGGACTTGGCTACTCTGGTGAAAACCCTAAAG AAACCAAATTGACTCGCCTCAAAACTGAACTCTCTAATGTTTTTGAAGTAACCAGTGGCAAATTTAGGAAATTCTCTGATATCCATGCTGAACATGATAAGCAgactcaaaaagaaaaaattatgcTTGCAAAAATCCACACAAGACTGGAAATTCTTGAAACTAAGTGCACTAATATTCCTGACACTAATGAATTTGTTGAGAAATATGCTAGAATTAAGAGACAGATTGCTGGTGATCATAGAATCtggaaaaagaaggaaaacttCAATGAACAGTGCATGTCTGTTAGCATGTCCTATGATGAGAACCAGATCGAAGCTACCTGTCTTGTGGCCCTTACTGCTGTAAATACCAGAAGAAATGATGTTTGGTATATTGACAGTGGCTGCTCAAGGCACATGTGTGGAAACATAGAGCATTTCACTACTCTAAATGAAAATATAGTTTCAGGAATTGTAACTTTTGGAGATGCAAGAAAAGCCACTATTCTTGGAAAAGGTACAGTAGAATCTCAGAATCTTGGAAGACTTGAGAATGTATTGTTTGTGGAGGGGTTGGCAACAAATCTGGTAAGTGTAAGTCAATTGACTGACGAGTTTGAAGATGTTTGGTTTAACAGGAAAAGATGTATTGTTCTTGATGATCAAGGTAATGTTGTTTtaggtggtaaaagatctattgATAATTGTTATCATGCTTCAACAGATTCATGTGTATTATTTTCTAACAAATGTCTTAAGACCATTACCACTGATGAAACATTTGAACTTTGGCACAGAAGATTAGGTCATGTAAACTATCAGGATCTTCAAAAATTGTCAAATCAGCAGTGTCTGAGAGGGATGCCCAAACTAAGTGGAAGAATAGACAAGATGTGTGGTGATTGCAAATCTGGTAAACAAACCAAGTCATCACATAAAATGGTTAACTCAACCGCTACCACTCACTGTCTGGAACTATTGCATATGGACCTAATGGGACCAACTCAAACTCAGAGCATGTCAGGTAAGTCTTATATTCTGGTAATAGTTGATGATTTCTCTAGGTTTACTTGGGTAGATTTTCTTATCACAAAAGATGAAGCCTTTGAGTCCTTTCTTGGATTGAGTAAACAACTGACCAGGCAAAAGCAACATTCAAATCTTAAACTGGCTAGGATAAGATCAGATAATGGTACTGAATTTAAAAATGCTTCTTTTGCTAACTTATGTCATGAGAATGGCATTTTTCATGAGTTTTCAGCTTTAAGAACCCCTCAACAAAATGGCATAGTTGAAAGGAAGAACAGATCTTTACTTGGCATGGGAAGAGTAATGCTTCACTCAGCTGGACTCAGTGAAAAAATCTGGGCAGAAGCTATGAACACTGCATGTTATGTGTCAAATAGAGTTTTTCTCAGGATTGGCAGTGATCAAACTGCATATGAAATCTGGAAAGGGAAAAAGCCAAATGTTGGTCATTTTCATGTGTTTGGAAGTCCTTGTCACATTCTCAGGGAAGGTGAGAGTCTAAATAAGTTTGTCTCCAGAATTGATCCATGTATTTTTATTGGTTATGATATGAACAGTTCAGCTTATATGGTATAcaataaaataacaaaaaaggtTGTTGTTACTATTAATGTGTCGGTTGATGATATGCCTAGTAGTCAGGTTGATGAAAGCACATCTTGCTCAATGGAGAAAAAAGACGATGACAGGAATATATCAACTGATGATGAAGACGAGAATCTCAGACATGTATCACAAAAAAGGACTGGGTTTAAGCAAGTTCAGAAAGACCATGATACAAGTAATGTGATCGAAAAGATGAATGATGGAATTCAAACCAGAAACAAGACTTCTCAAGGTGATCAACTAGAAAAAGCATTGACCTGCTTTGTTGAAACTCATGACAAAGAAACAAATATCATAGGTTGTTGTGGATTTTTTTCCCTGGTGGAACCCAAAACTGTGAAAGAGGCCTTGATAGATAGGGTCTGGACTCAAGCCATGCAAGAGGAGCTAAATCAATTCACAAAAAATCAAGTGTGGGAACTTGTTCCAAGGCTTGAAGACTCAAATGTTGTTGGAACTAAATGGATATTTAGAAACAAGTCAGATGAACATGGCACTATTGTGAGAAACAAAGCCAGACTGGTGGCACAAG CATTTCTGAATGGCGTAATAGATAAGGAGGTTTTTGTAGAACAACCAAAAGGCTTTATTGATCCTCATCATCCTGAGTATGTCTACAAGTTGCAGAAAGCCCTTTATGGTCTCAAACAGGCTCCAAGGGCATG GTCTGTGCCTGGTCAAAAGATGACGATTCAGTGGCTCAATCCTGACGGTTCCGCTACTTGGACCATAAGATACCTTGCCGCTTCAGTTGCTCCAACTCTCCGTTTAAAAAGGACTCCACCTCTTCCATTCTTACTCATTAACCCTAACTTCATCCTAGGTCTTGGTTCTGTTTGTGCAGGTCTCAAGAGAAAAATGGAACATACTCACCTGTCCTTCGGTGAATCATCTAACCGCTCTAAGCGTCGTCGGTCCTCATCACCTTCCTCTTCTCAGCATGGAACATATTCTCTCCCTATCTTTCCTCCTGACATTCGGATTCCCCCCGTGGAACCTCGtgttcctcctccaccaaacATGGAAGGGTACACAGGTATGATTCCTCCTTGCCAATTTGAGGGAGAACCCTTGCATCCTCAAGTACCTCCTGAGCATAACACTATGGAAGAATTTGGCACGTATCTCATGCTTCTGGAGGAGAATATGCGCACCTCTGTCACATCTATCTTGGATCGTCTTGACACCTTCACTCAAGTTCAGGTGCAATTGCAGGAGCAAATGATAACTATTCAAGCTCTTCTTCGCCTGGTGCTTCCCAATCGGCCAGTGGACTCTACTCCTCCTGCAGTTCATACAACCACCGCTGCTCCGGCTACTGATCCATGA
- the LOC126795463 gene encoding uncharacterized protein LOC126795463: MLHLQLRLHVSAASSKCRQFAKGKPRPTSLAVLPNSRTPIPIFRTPRTSAAVSSVISACGDPEKKSFWGAVSLIIGTAVGPGMLGLPAATIRSGPLPSTLAILLSWVYVISSILLVAELSFAAMEEDGLQEVSFTGLATRALGSQFGAFIALVYASLSFALLVACVSGIGSIVSQWFPLLNPLMANAVFPVAIGSIIMFFPFNAIDAANRFLCFIMLLSITALVGIGFSVSRANLFASLGNASWRLSSILPAIPVTVLTLGFHVITPFICKIAGNTLSEARKAILFGGAVPLLMVLSWNFIVLGLAAPNAPSSTSDPISLLLSVNPSALYAVQGFAFSALATSLIGYAVSFPKQLLDTLQLILGRMKLHSHTSGFGRIGFAVYAGRPNLGNEGRVSFTTNLATTAASEADWGSKSSNINMFVMPIVLGGPVFIASFFRSTFSRALDFSGLYANCFLFGILPPVMAYIHHTRKKPRSSILPGGDGALLLLFGIAVSLGIWH, from the exons ATGCTCCACCTCCAACTCCGTCTCCATGTTTCGGCCGCCTCCTCCAAATGTAGGCAGTTTGCTAAGGGGAAGCCTCGGCCTACCAGTCTAGCTGTGTTGCCAAACAGTCGCACTCCCATTCCTATTTTTCGTACTCCTAGGACTTCAGCAGCAGTTTCCAGTGTCATCAGTGCTTGTGGTGATCCGGAGAAGAAGAGCTTCTGGGGTGCCGTCAGCTTGATTATTGGGACCGCCGTTGGGCCTGGCATGCTGGGTTTGCCGGCTGCCACCATCCGATCCGGCCCACTTCCGTCCACCCTTGCCATTCTCCTCTCTTGGGTCTATGTCATCTCCTCCATCCTCCTCGTGGCCGAGCTCAGCTTTGCTGCCATGGAGGAAGACGGCCTCCAAGAGGTAAGCTTTACCGGGCTTGCTACAAGAGCGTTAGGAAGTCAATTTGGTGCTTTCATTGCTCTGGTCTATGCATCTTTGAGCTTTGCTTTGTTAGTCGCATGTGTTTCTGGAATCGGTTCGATTGTGTCCCAGTGGTTTCCATTATTGAATCCTCTAATGGCTAATGCTGTATTTCCTGTTGCGATTGGCTCAATCATTATGTTCTTCCCCTTCAATGCAATTGATGCTGCAAATCGTTTTCTATGCTTCATTATGCTCCTCTCTATAACTGCTCTTGTGGGCATTGGTTTCTCCGTGTCCAGAGCCAACTTGTTTGCTTCACTCGGCAATGCCTCTTGGCGCCTTTCCTCAATCTTACCTGCAATACCTGTTACCGTGCTCACTTTGGGATTCCATGTTATCACCCCTTTCATTTGTAAGATTGCTGGCAACACACTCTCCGAAGCTCGCAAAGCCATTCTCTTTGGCGGGGCAGTTCCCTTGCTCATGGTTTTGTCTTGGAACTTCATTGTCTTGGGCCTTGCCGCTCCCAATGCCCCCTCTTCCACATCTGACCCTATCTCCCTTCTCCTTTCTGTCAATCCCTCCGCTTTATATGCGGTCCAAGGGTTCGCCTTCTCGGCTTTGGCAACTAGCTTGATAGGATATGCTGTTAGCTTCCCAAAACAGCTTCTTGATACTCTCCAGTTGATACTAGGAAGAATGAAACTGCATTCTCATACTAGTGGTTTTGGAAGAATTGGATTTGCTGTTTATGCAGGAAGGCCAAATCTTGGAAATGAAGGAAGGGTTTCATTTACGACGAATCTAGCTACTACCGCTGCCTCAGAAGCTGATTGGGGATCCAAGTCATCCAATATTAATATGTTTGTAATGCCGATTGTGCTTGGTGGTCCAGTGTtcattgcttctttcttccgtTCCACATTTTCCAGAGCTCTTGATTTCTCTGGGCTTTACGCAAACTGCTTTCTATTTGGTATCCTTCCTCCAGTAATGGCTTACATACACCATACCAGGAAGAAACCAAG GTCATCCATTTTGCCTGGGGGAGATGGAGCACTGCTACTCCTCTTCGGAATCGCCGTCAGTTTGGGGATTTGGCATTAG
- the LOC126804754 gene encoding protein FAR1-RELATED SEQUENCE 5-like, which produces MDLASEDDNLGCSLNQESSDKTSDHHSEKKEDSKLKSPYVGMFFETLKEAEQYYEDYGRQEGFWTRIRSSSKYRSQSSEVTGRLFVCAHEGKHVMQTEKEDDLEEKDERAESDEAEICDIQVEKKRRRSCSTVKCGCKANMRILHDKWTRKWKVSVFSDIHNHKVVSPARRMMMKSNKHMPDAAKDLTEAFQRENLRISKVPSMFGGAHSTGFDNRDCYNHLRNVRHKELEYGDAQSVLNYFRKKQAENLHFFYAIQCDEDGRATNFFWVDSRSRMAYQYFGDVVTFDTTYRTNKYDMPFAPFTGVNHHFQSIQFGCALLQDETESTFQWLFETWLEAMGGRHPLCIITDQDLAMKGEMAKIFLATRHHLCIWHIKKNFGEKLSHVYYKKSNFKTGMKKCIWATYKVEDFEEQWKKLIEEHDLGPNEWLQQLYEIRESWVPVYNRGTFFAGMNTTGRSEGTNVFFDDFVTSITNLREFVVKYEQALQKIVRRESSEDFTSEHKYRIVDDDDFLLKHAAQVYTRNMFEKFKSEWTRVKRLKVEERDSDDQFHRYSVMKKIGNPQKFLVELNLQTHEGKCECQNFEFVGIICRHIMKVFVRQDIDTIPSHFILSRWKQGANKFRVTDSEALVQNDGKEQSEALRFSHMCRRATQLACSAAPSNEAYTIYMGGLDELSKKISELNKVSQEDVMESQDNVLQDEGADKCTIALICICRKQESVTVSDENEEDSDEEDSDEEEDSDEDNED; this is translated from the exons ATGGATTTGGCTTCAGAAGATGACAATCTTGGATGCTCGTTGAACCAAGAGTCCAGTGATAAAACAAGTGATCACCAttctgaaaagaaagaagactCAAAACTAAAATCTCCTTATGTTGGAATGTTTTTCGAAACATTGAAGGAGGCCGAACAATATTATGAAGATTACGGTCGACAAGAAGGTTTTTGGACTCGTATCCGAAGTTCATCAAAGTATAGATCACAGTCAAGTGAAGTGACAGGTAGATTATTTGTTTGTGCACATGAAGGTAAACATGTCATGCAAACTGAAAAAGAAGATGATCTGGAAGAGAAAGACGAGAGAGCTGAGAGTGATGAAGCAGAAATATGTGATATACAGGTTGAAAAGAAGAGGCGTAGAAGTTGTTCAACTGTAAAGTGTGGGTGCAAGGCTAATATGCGAATTCTTCATGACAAATGGACAAGAAAATGGAAAGTTTCAGTTTTCAGTGACATCCACAACCATAAAGTAGTGTCACCAGCTAGAAGAATGATGATGAAGTCAAATAAACATATGCCTGATGCAGCAAAAGATTTAACTGAAGCTTTTCAGAGAGAGAACTTGCGAATCAGTAAAGTTCCCTCAATGTTTGGCGGTGCTCATAGTACTGGTTTTGACAATAGGGACTGCTATAATCATTTAAGGAACGTGAGGCACAAAGAGTTGGAATATGGAGATGCACAATCGGTCCTCAATTACTTTAGAAAAAAGCAAGCAGAAAATCTGCATTTCTTTTATGCTATTCAGTGTGATGAAGATGGTAGAGCTACTAACTTTTTTTGGGTGGACTCTAGATCAAGGATGGCGTATCAGTATTTTGGGGATGTAGTGACATTTGATACAACATATCGGACAAACAAGTATGATATGCCTTTTGCACCATTTACTGGAGTTAACCATCACTTCCAATCCATACAATTTGGATGTGCACTTTTGCAAGATGAGACCGAGTCAACTTTTCAATGGTTATTTGAGACGTGGCTTGAAGCTATGGGAGGTCGGCATCCATTATGTATTATCACTGACCAAGATTTGGCAATGAAAGGAGAAATGGCTAAGATTTTTCTTGCTACTCGTCACCACCTTTGCATTTGGCATATAAAGAAGAATTTTGGTGAAAAGTTGTCACATGTATATTATAAGAAGTCCAACTTCAAGACCGGCATGAAAAAGTGTATATGGGCAACATACAAGGTAGAGGATTTTGAAGAGCAATGGAAAAAGTTAATTGAGGAGCATGATTTGGGACCGAATGAATGGCTACAACAACTCTATGAAATCCGTGAATCCTGGGTTCCAGTATATAATCGCGGTACATTTTTTGCTGGAATGAATACTACAGGGCGTAGTGAAGGCACCAATGTATTTTTTGACGACTTTGTTACATCAATAACAAATCTAAGAGAGTTTGTTGTTAAGTATgaacaagccttacagaagattGTTAGAAGGGAAAGTAGCGAAGATTTTACATCAGAGCATAAATATCGTATTGTGGATGATgacgattttcttttgaaacatgCAGCACAGGTGTATACCAGAAATATGTTTGAAAAATTCAAGAGCGAATGGACTAGAGTCAAACGGCTTAAAGTTGAAGAAAGGGATTCTGACGACCAGTTTCATAGATACTcagtgatgaagaaaattggTAACCCGCAAAAGTTTTTGGTGGAGTTGAATTTACAAACACATGAGGGTAAATGTGAATgtcaaaattttgaatttgtggGAATAATTTGCCGGCATATTATGAAAGTGTTTGTTCGTCAAGACATTGATACAATACCGTCCCACTTTATTCTTTCAAGATGGAAACAAGGAGCAAATAAATTTAGAGTTACGGATTCTGAAGCCTTAGTACAGAATGATGGTAAAGAACAATCGGAAGCATTGAGATTTAGTCACATGTGTCGGAGAGCCACTCAACTAGCTTGTTCTGCTGCGCCTTCTAATGAAGCCTACACAATCTACATGGGTGGTTTAGATgaattgtcaaaaaaaatttcagagCTCAATAAGGTGTCACAGGAAGATGTTATGGAGTCTCAAGATAATGTTTTGCAAGATGAAGGAGCAGATAAATGTACCA TTGCCTTAATTTGTATTTGTAGAAAGCAAGAATCTGTCACAGTTTCGGATGAGAATGAGGAAGATTCGGATGAGGAGGATTCAGACGAGGAGGAGGATTCAGATGAGGACAATGAAGACTAA